From Bradyrhizobium sp. 4:
TCACGTCATCGTAATCTGCGAACCGGAAGTGAGAGCGATGCTTTCGAATATACGCCAGCCGCTCAGTGGGTGAGAGGCACTGCGCCCACACTTCCGATGCCTCATGATCAAAACACGCGCTATTCTCCAGGACCTCGGCGAGGCGCTCGTCAGGTTTCATGATGCATCCGCTGTAGTGACTATCGCGGATCGAGTTCTAGGAGGAGAGCCTAACCTTGGAAACCTCTCGGTTTAGGTAGGCGAGTTGAGAGATTTCAATTCGGCGGTCAATGCGGCGCTGATCCTGCGCGAGATGAAATTCGAAGTCGTGCGGTGGCTCTGGATCAGCCTTCTGGCCCAGTGCAGATGGACACGGGCATTGAACCGGCGTAGATGCCGCAGGAGAGTGAAAGGTGCTCCTTGTCGATGGTGTGCACTAGCGCTTGTTAGAATTCGGTCCGGCAATGGCTTCCGCGCATGCTAAGATCACACAAACGTGCGTTGCAAGGTCCAGGGCCGGTCGCGAATACACGGCTGCCGATCCGATCATCCGTGAACGGCCGGCTCGCCGTCGTCACCGTCAGTGTCTCGGGTCAAATCGGCCAGCAGTCGTACCTTGCACCGCGCTGTTGGGACTGACTGCACGCGCGTGCCCTCCACGCCGCCTCCCGATTTTGTGCTCGACGAACTGACGGCGCCCGGCGTTCGCCCTCTTGTGGCAGATCGGCAGTTCCTTGCTTGAGCAAGGCCGAATGCCGCATTAGGAACCACGGCGTGCGGGAACTCGGAGCGGCGGCGGAGCAGAACTGCCGGAAGCCCTGGCTTGCGAGAGACCTCAGGCAGGCGGCAAGCGCACGCCGGTCCCTCGTTGAAGCAGGGCACGACGACATCCACGCTGGGCAAAGCACCGGTCTTGACCGGGTCGTACGGCGGCAGTGAGGCGCCGATCGCTGGAGCGGGTCCTGCATCAACGCGTCTTGGGATGAGCGCTGCAGATACCAACTTCGTTAAAGGGATCCTCAGCGCGGCGCGGAGAGCTGGTCCCGGTTGTCTGAACAGAATCTCCGCGTCGATAAGTGGAGGCTCTGCCGGGGTTAGTTAGGCCGCCATGCGGATTGGCAGCGGGTTGAAGTAGGCTTGATCCGGTGTGCCGCCGTCAAGGCTCGAGTGAGGACGTCGGCTATTGTAAAAGTCGAGGTATCGGCCGATCGAGGCGCGGGCATCGGACACGCTGTCGTAGGCCCGCAAGTAAACCTCCTCGTATTTGACGCTGCGCCACAGTCGCTCGACGAACACGTTGTCCCGCCAAGCTCCTTTACCGTCCATGCTGATGGCGATGCCGTTGGTGGCGAGCGCGCCGGTGAAGGCCGAGCCGGTGAACTGCGAGCCCTGATCCGTGTTGAAGATTTCAGGCCTGCCGTGACGCGCCAAAGCGTCCTCCAGTGTCTCGACGCAGAACGCCGCCTCCATCGTGATCGAGAGCCGCCACGACAGAACCCGGCGGGTCGCCCAGTCCAGCACGACAGCGAGATACACGAAGCCGCGCGCCATCGGGATGTAGGTGATATCCATTGCCCAGACCTGGTTCGGGCGCGTGATCTCCACGCCGCGCAGCAGATACGGATAGATCTTGTGCCCGGGCTCAGGTTTGGTGGTGCGCGGACGACGGTACAGCGCCTCTATCCCCATCCGCCGCATGAGCGTTTTGACATGCCGGCGGCCGACCTTGCACCCCTCGGCAGCCAGCAGGCCTCGCAACATTCGCGAACCGGCGAAAGGAAACTCCAGATGTAGCCGATCAAGCTGTCGCATTGTCGCGAGATCGTCGGGCGGCACTGGGCGCGGCAGATAATAGACGCTGCTACGGCTGATCTTCAAAACTTCCGCCTGCCTGGTGATCGACAGATCGTGCTCACGGTCGATCATCGCTTTGCGCTCAGCAATCCCGCCTTGGTGAGCGCTCCTTCTAAAAAATCGTTCTCCAGCGTCAGTTCTCCGATCTTGGCGTGCAGCGACTTCACGTCGATCGCAGGCACGGCGGGCGCGGCGCCGCCAGGTCCAAAAACTCCGGAAGCTCCACCCTCCAGCTGGGCTTTCCATGCCGTAATCTGATTGGGGTGAACGTCAAAGTGCTCGGCCAGTTGAGCTATCGTTCGGTCGCCCTTGACAGCGGCCAGCGCCACCTTCGCCTTGAAAGCCGGTGTGTGGTTCCGGCGTGCGCGTCTCGTCATCGTCTCTCCTGATTCGCGGGCCAATCTTGCCCGCCGTCAGGCAGAAACTCCACTTATCGCCCTGTTCAGATTTCCGGAGCCGGCTCTCGGTTCACTGGTCATGAACATCTTCATTGCAAATTCGAGCGACCGGTATGCTCGATCGCGGGCCGCCTGCGGCAAATCAGGAGTTGCGTCAATCGCAGCGCGCGCGTCGCTCATAATCTTATCTTTTGCGGAAAGAAGCTTTGCATCTAGGATTACATGAAGCGTCTCTCGAACTTCAGGTGAGATCGCGCTATCGCCATCAATCAATTCTCGAAACTTCCAAAATATACGCTCGACTGCTACCGTCGACCCGAGAACTGACATTAGCCTTGGTGACATCATTGGCCATCTCCTTCTCCAGCCTGAATCTCGGACTATCCCAGCGAAATTAGACCTGTCCGCGTCTCGCACCGGCGCGCGAGGCAACCCTGAACAGGCGAATGACTGGGATACATGTCGGCTGCTACACCCCGGCCCGCGTGAGACGGACGTTCAAGATATGCTCAGCGTAACTCGCAAGGTGCGATTTGCGAGCAAGGCACTTCTCTTTCCTGCGCTCCAAGCCGTAACTCGGTAGCGTGCGGTGGCTCACGTGCAAAACGGAGGGTATGCGCCGCTTCCCATTTGCCACAATACATGCAGCGGCATCGGAGTTGGACTTCTGCCACGCGCGCGTATTGTGATTGCCTGGGTGGATCGACATCGAGCCTGCCGATCCCGCGACGGTGTGTTGGTCGTGCGCCACGTTGACCTCGATCATCTCTTGATTCTCCATTGGTCATCGGGTCGAGCGCAGAAAGGGGGCGACTTAAACGCGCAGATCATTTTCACGTGCTGGATTCCGTATCTCGGATTGGTTCGTTTCGGCTACCATAACTGTCCTCGCCACTGCACGGCTATGCTGTGCAAACCGTGCATTTCACC
This genomic window contains:
- a CDS encoding IS3 family transposase (programmed frameshift) translates to MTRRARRNHTPAFKAKVALAAVKGDRTIAQLAEHFDVHPNQITAWKAQLEGGASGVFGPGGAAPAVPAIDVKSLHAKIGELTLENGFFRRSAHQGGIAERKAMIDREHDLSITRQAEVLKISRSSVYYLPRPVPPDDLATMRQLDRLHLEFPFAGSRMLRGLLAAEGCKVGRRHVKTLMRRMGIEALYRRPRTTKPEPGHKIYPYLLRGVEITRPNQVWAMDITYIPMARGFVYLAVVLDWATRRVLSWRLSITMEAAFCVETLEDALARHGRPEIFNTDQGSQFTGSAFTGALATNGIAISMDGKGAWRDNVFVERLWRSVKYEEVYLRAYDSVSDARASIGRYLDFYNSRRPHSSLDGGTPDQAYFNPLPIRMAA